In one window of Aphidius gifuensis isolate YNYX2018 linkage group LG4, ASM1490517v1, whole genome shotgun sequence DNA:
- the LOC122855045 gene encoding importin subunit alpha — MPGETSHASRLAKFKNNMKSDDARRRRNEVSVELRKAKRDEQILKRRNLEINTEDLNKSDNEPSSPPIMPIDDIISGMNCSDETIQLQATQACRKMLSREKHPPIDSMIHKGIVPRCIQFLDNHWNPALQFESSWALTNVASGTSEQTMIVVNSGAIPKFIELLKSPASNVAEQAVWALGNIAGDGPQTRDCVLENGALPLLINLIKPEAPLSFKRNIIWTISNLCRNKNPPPSFESVKIALPCLTRLLDADDNDMLADTCWALSYLSDGTNDKIQTIVDAGVVPKLVHLLRSQEYLVLTPALRTVGNIVTGNDTQTDAIIQAGGLDALRGLLVNGRSNIVKEAAWTISNITAGNPQQIQKVIDAQILSPLVNVLKNGDFKSQKESAWAVTNLTSGGDVPQLVALIQAGVLEPYCNLLDTNDGKTISVVLDGIVNILTAADKMGELERVAVAIEECGGLDKLEALQHHENEKIYQKAVGIIDKFFSEGDDINNHLVPTAVDGQLEFQATDQQGGFQF, encoded by the exons atgccaggAGAAACGAGCCACGCAAGCCGTTTGgcaaaattcaaaaacaacaTGAAGTCTGAT GATGCACGCAGACGTCGTAATGAAGTATCAGTAGAATTGAGAAAAGCAAAACGTGACGAGCAAATTTTAAAACGTCGTAATCTTGAAATTAATACggaagatttaaataaatctgaTAACGAGCCGTCTTCACCACCAATAATGCCAATTGATGACATTATCAGTGGCATGAATTGCAGTGATGAGACAATTCAATTACAAGCGACGCAAGCATGCAGAAAAATGTTGAGTCGTGAAAAACATCCACCGATTGATTCAATGATTCATAAAGGTATTGTGCCACGTTGCATACAATTTTTAGATAATCATTGGAATCCAGCATTACAATTTGAATCATCATGGGCATTAACTAACGTTGCATCTGGTACTAGTGAACAAACAATGATTGTTGTTAACAGTGGTGCAATACCAAAATTTATCGAATTATTGAAATCACCAGCATCAAATGTTGCCGAACAAGCAGTATGGGCACTTGGTAATATAGCTGGTGATGGTCCACAAACACGTGATTGTGTACTTGAGAATGGTGCATTGCCATTATTGATTAATCTTATAAAACCAGAAGCACCACTATCATTTAAACGTAATATCATATGgacaatatcaaatttatgcAGAAATAAAAATCCACCACCATCATTTGAATCAGTCAAAATTGCATTACCATGTTTAACACGTTTACTCGAcgctgatgataatgatatgtTGGCTGATACGTGCTGGGCGTTATCGTATTTAAGTGATGGTACCAATGATAAAATACAAACGATTGTCGATGCTGGCGTTGTACCAAAACTTGTTCATTTATTAAGATCACAAGAATATTTGGTTTTAACACCAGCCCTGAGAACAGTTGGTAATATTGTTACTGGTAATGATACTCAAACTGATGCAATAATACAAGCTGGTGGTTTAGATGCATTACGAGGTCTATTAGTCAATGGTCGTTCAAATATTGTCAAAGAAGCAGCATGGACAATCAGTAATATAACTGCTGGAAATCcacaacaaatacaaaaagtAATTGATGCACAAATATTATCACCACTTGttaatgtattaaaaaatggtGATTTTAAATCACAAAAAGAATCAGCATGGGCTGTTACTAATTTGACATCTGGTGGTGATGTACCACAACTTGTTGCATTAATACAAGCTGGCGTTTTGGAACCATATTGTAACTTATTGGATACAAATGATGGTAAAACTATATCAGTTGTACTCGATGGTATTGTTAATATCTTGACTGCTGCTGATAAAATGGGTGAACTTGAACGGGTTGCTGTTGCTATTGAAGAATGTGGTGGGCTTGATAAACTGGAAGCACTTCAACatcatgaaaatgaaaaaatttatcaaaaagccgttggtattattgataaatttttttccgaagGA GATGACATAAATAATCACCTTGTACCAACAGCTGTCGATGGACAACTTGAGTTTCAAGCTACAGATCAGCAAGGAGGTTTCCAATTttaa
- the LOC122855043 gene encoding type II inositol 1,4,5-trisphosphate 5-phosphatase isoform X1 has protein sequence MASYEQMSIVQSKFTSGETVETTMNVFLLEGRIKEPRLLTLVKKSQAHALVLLLTSINPPQFSSDLTIERVLPIDQDLKCDIDPGVQMGEDRDLYLNISTKKQKLVFEIQSDTVTRLKVSEIFRAIESYQKNKNPSSNYFWIQKLTGSTRSLEPAYGDGNDHVDLLVDLESPDLIVPSRGIATGKIPIAARESVVRYQMNCKKDDYTFTETFRIFIGTWNVNGQPPSNVVLEDWLSNDTTPPDLYAIGFQELDLSKEAFLFNDTPREEEWRQVVSKSLHKKGNYKQIALVRLVGMMLIIYSQNSHSYFIKNVTVDTVGTGIMGKLGNKGGVAVSLLIHNTSICFVNAHLAAHNEEYDRRNQDYTDICSRLSFTNATSQKNLKDHDQIYWLGDLNYRISEMDVIVAKQYITSDNYKPVLQNDQLGQQKLLGKIFHGFHEAEITFKPTYKYDPGTDNWDSSEKNRSPAWCDRVLWKGDNITSIGYRSHPGLRISDHKPVSGIFDSQIRVIDMIKYRKIHEELMKKLDKLENEFLPQVMVDTNEIIFDVLKFLERSYKELIIANTGQVPVQFEFIKKLDNTNYCKDWLSIKPFTGFIKPGEKCDVQLEVFVDKKSACKLNSGEDTVYDILVLHLEGGKDIFITVTGNYERSCFGSSIEALVHIPVPIREIPVGRIIELENNKNPSDEPYSVPKEIWLLVDRLYRHGTKTPGLFETPGLHSEITALRDWLDIGSPDPMRILFNFYGIAGSVHSVAESLLLLLESTAEPLVPYNLHSVCFSAAVNYIQCKQLVMQLPEIRRTVFLYISSFLQELLNHSQDNGLDAKTLATLFGSIFLRDPPRSREDRSQRNRTTQAAFDRKKAAFVYHFLVNDQSDFLGR, from the exons ATGGCTTCTTATGAACAAATGTCAATTGTTCAATCAAAGTTTACATCTGGTGAAACAGTTGAAACc acgatgaatgtttttttattagaagGAAGAATAAAAGAACCAAGATTATTAACGCTTGTGAAGAAAAGTCAAGCACACGCGTTGGTTTTGTtattaacatcaataaatCCACCACAATTTTCCAGCGATTTGACAATTGAACGTGTCTTACCAATTGATCAAGATCTTAAATGTGATATCG acCCTGGTGTACAAATGGGAGAAGACCGTGATTTGTACTTAAACAtttcaacgaaaaaacaaaaattagtttttgaaATACAGTCTGATACTGTAACGAGATTAAAAGTTTCCGAAATATTTCGTGCTATTGAAT cctatcaaaaaaacaaaaatccaTCATCAAACTATTTTTGGATCCAGAAATTAACTGGAAGCACGAGAAGTTTGGAGCCAGCTTATGGTGACGGAAATGACCATGTTGAtcta ttGGTGGATTTAGAGTCACCAGATTTAATTGTACCAAGTCGAGGCATAGCAACCGGAAAAATACCAATCGCAGCACGTGAATCGGTAGTTCGTTATCAAATGAACTGTAAAAAAGATGACTATACTTTTACCGAGACGTTTAGAATTTTCATTGGTACTTGGAACGTGAATGGTCAGCCACCATCAAACGTCGTTCTTGAAGACTGGCTAAGCAACGACACTACCCCACCAGATCTATATGCAATTGGATTTCAAGAATTAGACTTAAGCAAAGAAGCATTCTTATTCAATGACACACCCCGTGAAGAAGAGTGGCGTCAAGTTGTCAGTAAATCTCTTCACAAAAAAGGAAACTATAAGCAAATTGCTCTTGTTCGTCTGGTCGGTATGATGCTTATTATTTACTCTCAAAACTCTCAttcatatttcataaaaaatgtaaCAGTTGACACTGTTGGAACCGGGATAATGGGTAAACTTGGCAATAAGGGAGGCGTCGCTGTCAGCCTTTTGATTCATAACACTTCAATTTGCTTTGTCAATGCTCATCTTGCCGCTCATAATGAAGAATATGATCGACGAAATCAAGACTACACAGATATTTGTTCAAGATTATCATTTACAAATGCAacatcacaaaaaaatttaaaggatCACGATCAAATATATTGGCTTGGTGATTTAAATTATCGGATTAGTGAAATGGATGTTATTGTTGCTAAACAATACATTACTTCTGATAATTACAAACCGGTACTTCAAAATGATCAACTTGGTCAACAAAAATTGCTTGGTAAAATATTCCACGGTTTTCATGAAGCTGAGATAACATTTAAGCCAACTTACAAATATGATCCAGGCACCGACAATTGGgattcaagtgaaaaaaatcgTTCACCAGCATGGTGTGATCGTGTGTTATGGAAAGGCGATAATATTACATCAATAGGATATAGAAGTCATCCTGGATTACGTATATCTGACCACAAGCCGGTCAGTGGTATATTCGATTCGCAAATTCGTGTTATCGACATGATAAAATACCGTAAAATCCATGaggaattaatgaaaaaactaGACAAATtggaaaatgaatttttgcCCCAGGTCATGGTTGATACGAATGAGataatatttgatgttttaaaatttctcgAACGAAGTTACAAAGAACTCATAATCGCAAATACTGGACAAGTGCCAGTACagtttgaatttataaaaaaattagacaatACTAATTATTGTAAAGACTGGTTGAGTATCAAACCATTTACTGGATTCATAAAACCTGGTGAAAAATGTGATGTTCAATTGGaagtatttgttgataaaaaatcagcatgtaaattaaattctggTGAGGATACAGTGTATGATATATTGGTGTTGCATCTTGAGGGAGGAAaggatatatttataactGTTACGGGTAATTATGAAAGAAGTTGTTTCGGCTCGTCGATAGAAGCATTGGTACATATACCAGTTCCGATTAGGGAAATACCGGTCGGAAGGATCATAGAGCTG gaaaataataaaaatccatCAGATGAACCGTATTCCGTACCTAAGGAAATATGGTTGTTGGTTGATAGATTGTATCGGCACGGTACAAAAACACCTGGACTCTTTGAAACACCTGGTTTACATAGTGAGATCACTGCCCTTCGAGATTGGCTAGATATTGGAAGCCCGGATCCCATGCGTATCctttttaa TTTTTATGGTATAGCTGGTAGTGTTCATTCGGTTGCTGAATCATTGCTTTTGCTTTTGGAATCAACAGCTGAACCATTAGTACCATATAATTTGCACAGTGTTTGTTTTTCTGCTGCtgttaattatatacaatgtaaacag ttagTGATGCAATTGCCGGAAATTCGAAGGACAGTTTTTCTCTATATTTCGTCATTTTTGCAAGAGCTTTTGAATCATTCTCAAGACAATGGTCTAGACGCAAAAACACTCG CAACATTATTTGGCTCAATATTTTTACGTGATCCACCAAGAAGTCGGGAAGATCGGAGTCAAAGAAACCGCACAACGCAAGCAGCATTTGACAGAAAAAAAGCGGCTTtcgtttatcattttttagtcAATGATCAAAGTGATTTCCTTGGtcggtaa
- the LOC122855046 gene encoding ubiquinone biosynthesis O-methyltransferase, mitochondrial, protein MSIVAYRKLITSTLRICVRCRSTQVSKPVQQFSTLKPSTLDQKEVDHHGKLSEIWWNVHGEIKALHSFNPLRVQLIRDATLNTTSKKIHTGSPLKDISVLDVGCGGGILSEPLARIGATVTGIDASPELINVAKTHANLDQNIAGKLTYLNTSIEDHSKSNPSSYDVVVASEILEHVADQELFLKCCSDSLKPGGSIFITTLNKTLFSWLGGIVIAEYICRLVPRATHDWKKFISPEKTHCLLEKCGCRTKLIHGIIYNPLKNEWCWSNSTSILYAIHAIKIVQ, encoded by the exons atgagTATCGTGGCATACAGAAAACTTATAACTTCAACACTTAGAATATGTGTTCGCTGCCG ATCAACTCAGGTTAGCAAACCTGTCCAACAATTCTCAACGTTGAAGCCAAGCACATTAGATCAAAAAGAAGTTGATCATCATGGAAAATTAAGTGAAATATGGTGGAATGTTCATGGAGAAATAAAAGCACTTCATTCATTTAATCCACTGCGAGTTCAGCTAATTAGAGATGCCACATTGAATACTACGTCAAAGAAAATACACACTGGAAGCCCTTTGAAAGATATCAGTGTACTTGATGTTGGTTGTGGTGGTGGAATATTATCAGAGCCATTAGCAAGAATTGGAGCCACTGTTACTGGCATTGATGCATCACCTGAACTTATTAATGTTGCGAAAACACATGCAAATTTAGATCAAAATATTGCTGGTAAATTAACTTACCTGAACACCTCCATCGAAGATCATTCTAAATCCAATCCATCATCctatgatgttgttgttgccTCCGAAATTCTGGAACATGTTGCTGatcaagaattatttttaaaatgttgctCAGATTCATTAAAACCAGGTGGTTCTATATTTATAACGACATtgaataaaacattattttcatGGCTCGGTGGGATTGTTATTGCTGAATACATATGTCGGCTGGTACCCCGAGCCACACATgattggaaaaaatttatttcacctGAAAAAACGCACTgtttacttgaaaaat GTGGTTGTAgaacaaaattaattcatgGAATAATTTACAATCCGTTAAAGAATGAATGGTGTTGGTCAAATTCAACATCAATTCTCTATGCAATTCATGCTATTAAAATTGTACAGTAA
- the LOC122855043 gene encoding type II inositol 1,4,5-trisphosphate 5-phosphatase isoform X3 yields MASYEQMSIVQSKFTSGETVETTMNVFLLEGRIKEPRLLTLVKKSQAHALVLLLTSINPPQFSSDLTIERVLPIDQDLKCDIAYQKNKNPSSNYFWIQKLTGSTRSLEPAYGDGNDHVDLLVDLESPDLIVPSRGIATGKIPIAARESVVRYQMNCKKDDYTFTETFRIFIGTWNVNGQPPSNVVLEDWLSNDTTPPDLYAIGFQELDLSKEAFLFNDTPREEEWRQVVSKSLHKKGNYKQIALVRLVGMMLIIYSQNSHSYFIKNVTVDTVGTGIMGKLGNKGGVAVSLLIHNTSICFVNAHLAAHNEEYDRRNQDYTDICSRLSFTNATSQKNLKDHDQIYWLGDLNYRISEMDVIVAKQYITSDNYKPVLQNDQLGQQKLLGKIFHGFHEAEITFKPTYKYDPGTDNWDSSEKNRSPAWCDRVLWKGDNITSIGYRSHPGLRISDHKPVSGIFDSQIRVIDMIKYRKIHEELMKKLDKLENEFLPQVMVDTNEIIFDVLKFLERSYKELIIANTGQVPVQFEFIKKLDNTNYCKDWLSIKPFTGFIKPGEKCDVQLEVFVDKKSACKLNSGEDTVYDILVLHLEGGKDIFITVTGNYERSCFGSSIEALVHIPVPIREIPVGRIIELENNKNPSDEPYSVPKEIWLLVDRLYRHGTKTPGLFETPGLHSEITALRDWLDIGSPDPMRILFNFYGIAGSVHSVAESLLLLLESTAEPLVPYNLHSVCFSAAVNYIQCKQLVMQLPEIRRTVFLYISSFLQELLNHSQDNGLDAKTLATLFGSIFLRDPPRSREDRSQRNRTTQAAFDRKKAAFVYHFLVNDQSDFLGR; encoded by the exons ATGGCTTCTTATGAACAAATGTCAATTGTTCAATCAAAGTTTACATCTGGTGAAACAGTTGAAACc acgatgaatgtttttttattagaagGAAGAATAAAAGAACCAAGATTATTAACGCTTGTGAAGAAAAGTCAAGCACACGCGTTGGTTTTGTtattaacatcaataaatCCACCACAATTTTCCAGCGATTTGACAATTGAACGTGTCTTACCAATTGATCAAGATCTTAAATGTGATATCG cctatcaaaaaaacaaaaatccaTCATCAAACTATTTTTGGATCCAGAAATTAACTGGAAGCACGAGAAGTTTGGAGCCAGCTTATGGTGACGGAAATGACCATGTTGAtcta ttGGTGGATTTAGAGTCACCAGATTTAATTGTACCAAGTCGAGGCATAGCAACCGGAAAAATACCAATCGCAGCACGTGAATCGGTAGTTCGTTATCAAATGAACTGTAAAAAAGATGACTATACTTTTACCGAGACGTTTAGAATTTTCATTGGTACTTGGAACGTGAATGGTCAGCCACCATCAAACGTCGTTCTTGAAGACTGGCTAAGCAACGACACTACCCCACCAGATCTATATGCAATTGGATTTCAAGAATTAGACTTAAGCAAAGAAGCATTCTTATTCAATGACACACCCCGTGAAGAAGAGTGGCGTCAAGTTGTCAGTAAATCTCTTCACAAAAAAGGAAACTATAAGCAAATTGCTCTTGTTCGTCTGGTCGGTATGATGCTTATTATTTACTCTCAAAACTCTCAttcatatttcataaaaaatgtaaCAGTTGACACTGTTGGAACCGGGATAATGGGTAAACTTGGCAATAAGGGAGGCGTCGCTGTCAGCCTTTTGATTCATAACACTTCAATTTGCTTTGTCAATGCTCATCTTGCCGCTCATAATGAAGAATATGATCGACGAAATCAAGACTACACAGATATTTGTTCAAGATTATCATTTACAAATGCAacatcacaaaaaaatttaaaggatCACGATCAAATATATTGGCTTGGTGATTTAAATTATCGGATTAGTGAAATGGATGTTATTGTTGCTAAACAATACATTACTTCTGATAATTACAAACCGGTACTTCAAAATGATCAACTTGGTCAACAAAAATTGCTTGGTAAAATATTCCACGGTTTTCATGAAGCTGAGATAACATTTAAGCCAACTTACAAATATGATCCAGGCACCGACAATTGGgattcaagtgaaaaaaatcgTTCACCAGCATGGTGTGATCGTGTGTTATGGAAAGGCGATAATATTACATCAATAGGATATAGAAGTCATCCTGGATTACGTATATCTGACCACAAGCCGGTCAGTGGTATATTCGATTCGCAAATTCGTGTTATCGACATGATAAAATACCGTAAAATCCATGaggaattaatgaaaaaactaGACAAATtggaaaatgaatttttgcCCCAGGTCATGGTTGATACGAATGAGataatatttgatgttttaaaatttctcgAACGAAGTTACAAAGAACTCATAATCGCAAATACTGGACAAGTGCCAGTACagtttgaatttataaaaaaattagacaatACTAATTATTGTAAAGACTGGTTGAGTATCAAACCATTTACTGGATTCATAAAACCTGGTGAAAAATGTGATGTTCAATTGGaagtatttgttgataaaaaatcagcatgtaaattaaattctggTGAGGATACAGTGTATGATATATTGGTGTTGCATCTTGAGGGAGGAAaggatatatttataactGTTACGGGTAATTATGAAAGAAGTTGTTTCGGCTCGTCGATAGAAGCATTGGTACATATACCAGTTCCGATTAGGGAAATACCGGTCGGAAGGATCATAGAGCTG gaaaataataaaaatccatCAGATGAACCGTATTCCGTACCTAAGGAAATATGGTTGTTGGTTGATAGATTGTATCGGCACGGTACAAAAACACCTGGACTCTTTGAAACACCTGGTTTACATAGTGAGATCACTGCCCTTCGAGATTGGCTAGATATTGGAAGCCCGGATCCCATGCGTATCctttttaa TTTTTATGGTATAGCTGGTAGTGTTCATTCGGTTGCTGAATCATTGCTTTTGCTTTTGGAATCAACAGCTGAACCATTAGTACCATATAATTTGCACAGTGTTTGTTTTTCTGCTGCtgttaattatatacaatgtaaacag ttagTGATGCAATTGCCGGAAATTCGAAGGACAGTTTTTCTCTATATTTCGTCATTTTTGCAAGAGCTTTTGAATCATTCTCAAGACAATGGTCTAGACGCAAAAACACTCG CAACATTATTTGGCTCAATATTTTTACGTGATCCACCAAGAAGTCGGGAAGATCGGAGTCAAAGAAACCGCACAACGCAAGCAGCATTTGACAGAAAAAAAGCGGCTTtcgtttatcattttttagtcAATGATCAAAGTGATTTCCTTGGtcggtaa
- the LOC122855043 gene encoding type II inositol 1,4,5-trisphosphate 5-phosphatase isoform X2, with product MASYEQMSIVQSKFTSGETVETTMNVFLLEGRIKEPRLLTLVKKSQAHALVLLLTSINPPQFSSDLTIERVLPIDQDLKCDIDPGVQMGEDRDLYLNISTKKQKLVFEIQSDTVTRLKVSEIFRAIESYQKNKNPSSNYFWIQKLTGSTRSLEPAYGDGNDHVDLLVDLESPDLIVPSRGIATGKIPIAARESVVRYQMNCKKDDYTFTETFRIFIGTWNVNGQPPSNVVLEDWLSNDTTPPDLYAIGFQELDLSKEAFLFNDTPREEEWRQVVSKSLHKKGNYKQIALVRLVGMMLIIYSQNSHSYFIKNVTVDTVGTGIMGKLGNKGGVAVSLLIHNTSICFVNAHLAAHNEEYDRRNQDYTDICSRLSFTNATSQKNLKDHDQIYWLGDLNYRISEMDVIVAKQYITSDNYKPVLQNDQLGQQKLLGKIFHGFHEAEITFKPTYKYDPGTDNWDSSEKNRSPAWCDRVLWKGDNITSIGYRSHPGLRISDHKPVSGIFDSQIRVIDMIKYRKIHEELMKKLDKLENEFLPQVMVDTNEIIFDVLKFLERSYKELIIANTGQVPVQFEFIKKLDNTNYCKDWLSIKPFTGFIKPGEKCDVQLEVFVDKKSACKLNSGEDTVYDILVLHLEGGKDIFITVTGNYERSCFGSSIEALVHIPVPIREIPVGRIIELENNKNPSDEPYSVPKEIWLLVDRLYRHGTKTPGLFETPGLHSEITALRDWLDIGSPDPMPGSVHSVAESLLLLLESTAEPLVPYNLHSVCFSAAVNYIQCKQLVMQLPEIRRTVFLYISSFLQELLNHSQDNGLDAKTLATLFGSIFLRDPPRSREDRSQRNRTTQAAFDRKKAAFVYHFLVNDQSDFLGR from the exons ATGGCTTCTTATGAACAAATGTCAATTGTTCAATCAAAGTTTACATCTGGTGAAACAGTTGAAACc acgatgaatgtttttttattagaagGAAGAATAAAAGAACCAAGATTATTAACGCTTGTGAAGAAAAGTCAAGCACACGCGTTGGTTTTGTtattaacatcaataaatCCACCACAATTTTCCAGCGATTTGACAATTGAACGTGTCTTACCAATTGATCAAGATCTTAAATGTGATATCG acCCTGGTGTACAAATGGGAGAAGACCGTGATTTGTACTTAAACAtttcaacgaaaaaacaaaaattagtttttgaaATACAGTCTGATACTGTAACGAGATTAAAAGTTTCCGAAATATTTCGTGCTATTGAAT cctatcaaaaaaacaaaaatccaTCATCAAACTATTTTTGGATCCAGAAATTAACTGGAAGCACGAGAAGTTTGGAGCCAGCTTATGGTGACGGAAATGACCATGTTGAtcta ttGGTGGATTTAGAGTCACCAGATTTAATTGTACCAAGTCGAGGCATAGCAACCGGAAAAATACCAATCGCAGCACGTGAATCGGTAGTTCGTTATCAAATGAACTGTAAAAAAGATGACTATACTTTTACCGAGACGTTTAGAATTTTCATTGGTACTTGGAACGTGAATGGTCAGCCACCATCAAACGTCGTTCTTGAAGACTGGCTAAGCAACGACACTACCCCACCAGATCTATATGCAATTGGATTTCAAGAATTAGACTTAAGCAAAGAAGCATTCTTATTCAATGACACACCCCGTGAAGAAGAGTGGCGTCAAGTTGTCAGTAAATCTCTTCACAAAAAAGGAAACTATAAGCAAATTGCTCTTGTTCGTCTGGTCGGTATGATGCTTATTATTTACTCTCAAAACTCTCAttcatatttcataaaaaatgtaaCAGTTGACACTGTTGGAACCGGGATAATGGGTAAACTTGGCAATAAGGGAGGCGTCGCTGTCAGCCTTTTGATTCATAACACTTCAATTTGCTTTGTCAATGCTCATCTTGCCGCTCATAATGAAGAATATGATCGACGAAATCAAGACTACACAGATATTTGTTCAAGATTATCATTTACAAATGCAacatcacaaaaaaatttaaaggatCACGATCAAATATATTGGCTTGGTGATTTAAATTATCGGATTAGTGAAATGGATGTTATTGTTGCTAAACAATACATTACTTCTGATAATTACAAACCGGTACTTCAAAATGATCAACTTGGTCAACAAAAATTGCTTGGTAAAATATTCCACGGTTTTCATGAAGCTGAGATAACATTTAAGCCAACTTACAAATATGATCCAGGCACCGACAATTGGgattcaagtgaaaaaaatcgTTCACCAGCATGGTGTGATCGTGTGTTATGGAAAGGCGATAATATTACATCAATAGGATATAGAAGTCATCCTGGATTACGTATATCTGACCACAAGCCGGTCAGTGGTATATTCGATTCGCAAATTCGTGTTATCGACATGATAAAATACCGTAAAATCCATGaggaattaatgaaaaaactaGACAAATtggaaaatgaatttttgcCCCAGGTCATGGTTGATACGAATGAGataatatttgatgttttaaaatttctcgAACGAAGTTACAAAGAACTCATAATCGCAAATACTGGACAAGTGCCAGTACagtttgaatttataaaaaaattagacaatACTAATTATTGTAAAGACTGGTTGAGTATCAAACCATTTACTGGATTCATAAAACCTGGTGAAAAATGTGATGTTCAATTGGaagtatttgttgataaaaaatcagcatgtaaattaaattctggTGAGGATACAGTGTATGATATATTGGTGTTGCATCTTGAGGGAGGAAaggatatatttataactGTTACGGGTAATTATGAAAGAAGTTGTTTCGGCTCGTCGATAGAAGCATTGGTACATATACCAGTTCCGATTAGGGAAATACCGGTCGGAAGGATCATAGAGCTG gaaaataataaaaatccatCAGATGAACCGTATTCCGTACCTAAGGAAATATGGTTGTTGGTTGATAGATTGTATCGGCACGGTACAAAAACACCTGGACTCTTTGAAACACCTGGTTTACATAGTGAGATCACTGCCCTTCGAGATTGGCTAGATATTGGAAGCCCGGATCCCATGC CTGGTAGTGTTCATTCGGTTGCTGAATCATTGCTTTTGCTTTTGGAATCAACAGCTGAACCATTAGTACCATATAATTTGCACAGTGTTTGTTTTTCTGCTGCtgttaattatatacaatgtaaacag ttagTGATGCAATTGCCGGAAATTCGAAGGACAGTTTTTCTCTATATTTCGTCATTTTTGCAAGAGCTTTTGAATCATTCTCAAGACAATGGTCTAGACGCAAAAACACTCG CAACATTATTTGGCTCAATATTTTTACGTGATCCACCAAGAAGTCGGGAAGATCGGAGTCAAAGAAACCGCACAACGCAAGCAGCATTTGACAGAAAAAAAGCGGCTTtcgtttatcattttttagtcAATGATCAAAGTGATTTCCTTGGtcggtaa